A segment of the Fibrobacter succinogenes subsp. succinogenes S85 genome:
TACATTAACTATATTTTAGGGAACTATGACTCTTTGCTTAGAAACGGATCAGTTGGAAACCGTACAGAGAATTCTTGGGCTCCATTTTGAGGGCTTTGAAGTTTGGGCGTACGGCACGCGTGTCACGGGCGTAGATTTGACCCCGGATACGGATTTGGAATTGGCAGTCATCTCGGACTCCCCTATATCCCTTGATGACATGACTTCGGTGGAAAAGGCCTTTGTTGAAAGTGGACTCCCGTTCCGTGTCGATATTGTCGACTGGTCCAAGCTCCCCGAGTCTCTTCAAAAGCAAATCAAGAAAGAACATTCTGTCATTCAGGAGGCCGCCGATAGCTTCCAGTAAGGCTGGCGAGGTTTGAATATGAATCGCTTGTTACCCCTATTTTTAGCTGCAGCCCTCTCTACCATGGCTTTCGCACAGGACGATGTCGAAAAGGTAAAGTCGGTGGTCAAGAGTGGTCGTTGCTCGGACGCGATTGCTCCGCTGCAGAAAATCTACAATGCATCTTTCCGTAAGCTTGAAGGCGAAAAGGCTTCTGTCATGCTTGCGGAATGCTACCTCCGCACAGGCAAGAAGGATGATGCTTACGATGTGGCTTCCCGCTTCTTGGAATACCATGTGAAGTCCGCTTACCGCGAACGTATGGAACTTGCCCGTGCCGTTGTCGATGTCGAAAAGGGTTCTGTGTTTGATGGTGTCGAAGCCATGCTCCGCGTGCTTTCTTACTCGACTAACCCAGCTGCAAGGTCTCGTGCTAAAGATGTCGCTATCCAGACTTTGGCGGCATCCCTCCTTACCGCAGACCAGCTCCAGGCATTGCTTGAAAAGTATCCTGTTGACCGCGAAGTGATGGGCTGGATACAGCTCCAGATCGGTCGCGAATGCCAGAACGCCAAGCGCTACCGCGCTGCGAGGTACTGGTACAAGAAGGTTCTCAAGACGACTTCTTCCGAGAATTTGCAGAAGACCGCCAAGAAGGGCATCAGCGCTCTTGAAGGCCTTGGTGCAGGGCTTCCGACCGTGCTCGTGCTCGCTCCGCTTTCCGGTGACTTCGCCGAATTCGGTGCTGCCGCTGTGCAGGGTTCCCTCCTCGCTTACGAACAGGCAAACCTCAAGGGCAAGGTGAACATCATCTTCCAGGACACGCACGCCGATGCCGCTATCGCTCTCATGCGTACGCAACGCGCTGTGAACCAGGATAGCATTATTGCCATTATCGGTCCTATCATGAGCGCTCCTGCAACGTCTGTCGCTGCATGGCTTGGCAGTAACTTCCAGCATGTGCCGATGCTTACTCCGACCGCAACGGACGCTGGCATTGCAAAGCTTGGCCCGAACATCTTCCAGGTGAACCTCACCATGGACATCCTCTCCCAGACGATTGCTGACTTCGCTATCAAGTGTCTTGACATTCGCGAATTTGGCGTGATGAGTCCGCTTGGTGATTTTGGTACGGCCATGTCTGAAAGCTTTACTCGCGCTGTTGAACGTCGTGGCGGTGCTGTTGTCGGCTTCCGCAATTACGAAGAAGGTCGCCCGGACTATAAGACTGAATTCAACCTTATGCGCGATGTTCGTTTCAATCAGGAAAACCGCCGTCGCAATATTGCTAAGGGCTTGAATGATTTGAACTCTGTGAACCCGCGTGACCGCAAGCTTTACCTCGCTGACTCTACTGTTGAATTTCCGGGTCTCTTCATTCCGGCTACAAACCCGGCAGATGCAGGAGCCATGGTGAGCCAGGCCGCATTTAACAAGGTTTCCGGCACGTATCTCGGAACATCTGGCTGGTACGGTCGTGAACTTTTGATTCAGGGCAAGCGCCTTGTTGAAGGTTCCTACTTCAGTGTTCCAGGGCTGGATATGAACAAAGGAAATGCCGCCTACACGAACTTCGTGAAGGACTTTACCGCCCGCTGGGGCATTGAGCCGGGTGAAGACAAGGTAAGCGGTCTCAGCTACGATGCCGCAAACATCATCTTTACGGCATTCTCCGCTGTTTCGGGTAATGACGACGACATGACGCATTACATAAATGCGACTAAAGATTTCAAGGGGATCTATGGTGATATCAAGTTCCGTCGTGGTGCAAACGCCAACACAAAGATCGTGACGGTGAACAAGGGCAAATTTGAAGTTGTGACGGCTTGCGAACGCCAGGACAAGGCAAAAGAATCCGCCAAGTCTAAAAAGAAGAAGTAACGCAACGTGTCATCCTCGGAATATTTCTCGATTTAAAAAAGAACCCTGCGGCTAAAGCCGTAGGGTCCTTTTTCTAGGAGTAAAACCGGTGATTCCGGAATTGAGAGAGAGAAACTAGCAGTTTGCTGCGATGCATGCCGCCACGAAGTCCGCCGATTCTCCTTGCTGGTAATAAGCGTAGAGGTTCGAATCGTCCATGATGTCTTCGAGGTTGATGCCGCTTGTGGAGGTTAACTCGTCTTTGATTCTAGCCTTGAAGGCTTGGAATCCTGTGTGGAGCAGGTAGTAGAGTGCCGCAGTTTGTGTCTTGTGGAACATCTTCATGGTGGCCTCCATCGAAAAGAGTTGTTGTGGCGCCTAGGCGAGTTTTTATAAAATCTCTTCTGATAACCACTTAGCTTCAATTTTCTTGAAAGAATGTTAATAAGATGTTTATTTCTTATTAACATCTATTGTATTTATACATTTTTTTACCTCAAGAAACAAGGTTTGCCATATTCCAAAATGGATGATGGTGCGTGCGGACGAAAGTTTCTAAATTACAGACAATGCTAAAGAGATTCATCGCACCGCTGTTAATGGTCGCCGGCATTTCCGTTGCCGACGAGCTTTCTTTTGCACTTTCTCCGGCGCAAAACGAACTTGCCGAAAAGGTCACGCAAAAGACGATGGAACTCAACTACGTCGAAGCATTCAACCTGGCCCGCAAGCTCCGTCTCGAAAACGATGGGGTAGGATGCGTGTTCCAGAATATCATCCGCGTGAGCATGTACGACGACAAGGGCGATACGACATCGCTCAAGGTCGCCGCCAAGAATCTTGAAACCTGCAAGACCGAAGGTCTGTGGGATGCGCTCCGCAATTTCGAGATAGGCTACGTGCTTACCGAGACAGGCCATTCCGTCAAGGGCGCCATGCAGACGCGCTCTGCCGCAAGCCAGTTCGAAGACGCTAAGGATTATGAGTCCAAGGCCTTCTATGCGATTTACGCGTACTATGTCGATAACAGCTTTGGTTGGCTCCCATTCAAGTCGGACAATCGCGAGGCCTACCTCAAAATTCTCGATTCCGGCTCCCTGCGTTCGGCACGTTTCTGGCCGCTGTTCCTGACTCCGCTCATCTGGATGCACTATGACCGCAAGGACTACAAGACGGGCCTTTCGCTTGCCGAACGTGGCCTCAAGAAGGCTCCGAATCATCCAGTGATGCTCCAGATCAAGGCCGACATGCTTTACAGGCTTGAACGCTACGACGAAGCCGCCGCTATTTACGAAAAAAGTGCCGCAGACTACCTTGAACGTACAGGAAAGTCCATTCGATACTGGTGCTCCGTATTGAACCTCATCCGCATCTACCACGATGCCGGTGATGAAGCCAAGTCCCAAGAACAGCGCAAAAAGCTCAACGACCCGGATTACCAGAAAATCAAGAAGTGGATGCCTGGTTCCCTCATTGACGACCTTACCGACCGCAAACTGATTTAACAGTAGGGGAGTTAGTGATCATTCAAACTGTTTACTAACCACTGATTACTGTCCACTTTAATTGTTAACAAAAATTAGCGAAAATTTTTTAGTCCATTCTCGACAAAAAAGCGTGTTAAATAAATAGAAGCACGTTTAAAAATCAGGAGGTTTTTATGTCGAGAAAGTTGTCAGTGCTGCGTGTTGGATTCTTTTTGGATGGCTATACGCTCAAGAAGGTCAATGAATATTACCTCAGGCACCATCGGTATCACTCGCGATTGGATTTCAAGGCGCTCAAGGGTTGGGTACGGGATTACGCCATGCGTCTT
Coding sequences within it:
- a CDS encoding nucleotidyltransferase family protein yields the protein MTLCLETDQLETVQRILGLHFEGFEVWAYGTRVTGVDLTPDTDLELAVISDSPISLDDMTSVEKAFVESGLPFRVDIVDWSKLPESLQKQIKKEHSVIQEAADSFQ
- a CDS encoding ABC transporter substrate-binding protein, which produces MNRLLPLFLAAALSTMAFAQDDVEKVKSVVKSGRCSDAIAPLQKIYNASFRKLEGEKASVMLAECYLRTGKKDDAYDVASRFLEYHVKSAYRERMELARAVVDVEKGSVFDGVEAMLRVLSYSTNPAARSRAKDVAIQTLAASLLTADQLQALLEKYPVDREVMGWIQLQIGRECQNAKRYRAARYWYKKVLKTTSSENLQKTAKKGISALEGLGAGLPTVLVLAPLSGDFAEFGAAAVQGSLLAYEQANLKGKVNIIFQDTHADAAIALMRTQRAVNQDSIIAIIGPIMSAPATSVAAWLGSNFQHVPMLTPTATDAGIAKLGPNIFQVNLTMDILSQTIADFAIKCLDIREFGVMSPLGDFGTAMSESFTRAVERRGGAVVGFRNYEEGRPDYKTEFNLMRDVRFNQENRRRNIAKGLNDLNSVNPRDRKLYLADSTVEFPGLFIPATNPADAGAMVSQAAFNKVSGTYLGTSGWYGRELLIQGKRLVEGSYFSVPGLDMNKGNAAYTNFVKDFTARWGIEPGEDKVSGLSYDAANIIFTAFSAVSGNDDDMTHYINATKDFKGIYGDIKFRRGANANTKIVTVNKGKFEVVTACERQDKAKESAKSKKKK
- a CDS encoding tetratricopeptide repeat protein encodes the protein MLKRFIAPLLMVAGISVADELSFALSPAQNELAEKVTQKTMELNYVEAFNLARKLRLENDGVGCVFQNIIRVSMYDDKGDTTSLKVAAKNLETCKTEGLWDALRNFEIGYVLTETGHSVKGAMQTRSAASQFEDAKDYESKAFYAIYAYYVDNSFGWLPFKSDNREAYLKILDSGSLRSARFWPLFLTPLIWMHYDRKDYKTGLSLAERGLKKAPNHPVMLQIKADMLYRLERYDEAAAIYEKSAADYLERTGKSIRYWCSVLNLIRIYHDAGDEAKSQEQRKKLNDPDYQKIKKWMPGSLIDDLTDRKLI